A single Anopheles maculipalpis chromosome 3RL, idAnoMacuDA_375_x, whole genome shotgun sequence DNA region contains:
- the LOC126564999 gene encoding syntenin-1-like — MSLYPSLEDMMVDKMVQSQNTAIATAVAQQQQQYQPYPPSAPATKDAYGGLYPSFTNENTSGIADANRSTPAAGAAGLMYPDLYEYMGLELSKEMIQANLPQYVPQPNVASTAIMQQQSAVAIVNNANMVAPVTGHFTGLQRGQVTNGIRELIMCKGADKKVGLRVQAINKGIFVCVVVKNSPAALAGLRFGDQILQINGTLVAGFSVDDVHKLLKKSDKNNISVVVRDRPFERAITLHKDSSGSFGFQFNNGTITAIVKDSSAARNGLLIDQQLLEVNGQNVIALKDKEIGQLISASEQVITLTIVPKMIYDVMMKKLSTSWLRGKMDHSVPDF, encoded by the exons ATGTCGCTCTATCCGTCGCTGGAAGATATGATGGTGGACAAGATGGTCCAATCACAAAACACGGCTATTGCAACAGCCGtggcacaacaacagcaacagtatcAGCCTTATCCACCGTCAGCACCTGCTACGAAGGATGCTTACGGTGGTTTGTATCCTAGCTTCACGAACGAAAACACATCCGGAATTGCGGATGCGAACCGTTCCACACCCGCAGCTGGTGCCGCTGGACTAATGTATCCCGACCTTTACGAGTATATGGGTCTGGAGCTGTCGAAGGAAATGATTCAAGCGAACCTCCCACAGTACGTGCCACAGCCAAACGTTGCTTCAACCGCGATCATGCAGCAACAGTCCGCCGTTGCGATCGTTAACAATGCTAACATGGTCGCACCCGTCACCGGTCACTTTACCGGGCTGCAGCGTGGTCAGGTGACTAATGGAATACGTGAG CTTATAATGTGTAAGGGCGCGGACAAGAAAGTTGGCCTTCGGGTGCAGGCGATCAATAAGggcatttttgtgtgcgtggtCGTCAAGAATAGTCCAGCCGCATTGGCCGGTTTGCGTTTCGGTGATCAGATACTGCAGATCAATGGTACGCTGGTGGCTGGCTTTTCTGTGGACGATGTGCACAAGCTGCTGAAGAAGAGCGATAAGAATAACATTTCGGTTGTGGTGCGCGATCG ACCCTTCGAGCGAGCCATCACACTGCACAAGGACTCATCCGGTAGCTTCGGTTTCCAGTTCAACAACGGTACGATCACGGCCATCGTGAAGGACTCTTCAGCAGCTCGCAACGGACTGCTGATCGATCAGCAACTGCTAGAAGTGAACGGTCAGAACGTGATCGCCCTGAAGGACAAAGAGATCGGCCAGCTGATCAGTGCGTCCGAGCAAGTTATTACGCTCACGATCGTACCGAAGATGATCTACGACGTGATGATGAAGAAATTGTCCACCTCATGGTTGCGGGGCAAGATGGACCATTCGGTGccggatttttaa
- the LOC126565051 gene encoding RNA-binding protein with serine-rich domain 1, translating into MARSKNRSDSEESEKADKKQRGREKERKKRSSSSSDSSASSSGSSSSRSSSGSRSSSSSSSSSSSSSSSSSSSEADRSRTKRKTNTRSRSRSKSPAEPAQNWDKQSAATAKEPAAAKGTSVRSKSKDRSDRRSSEPRDNDKENKQGRAASVDKSNKDSRSRRSRSGSSKRKRRERSVTPRPIRIHIGRLTRNVNRDHIMEIFSSYGEIRHVDFPMNRFQTFGRGFCYVEYVDPDGAENAMKNMDGGQIDGQEITASPVLVPKTRPPPRRPSPIMRNNRPMPRWRASPMRYRRRPSIRRSPRRRRSRSPVRRRRASNSSDSSR; encoded by the exons AT GGCACGTTCGAAAAATCGTTCCGATTCAGAGGAATCGGAAAAGGCCGACAAGAAGCAGCGCGGTCGCGAAAAGGAGCGTAAAAAACGTAGCTCCAGCAGTAGCGATAGCAGCGCAAG CTCATCCGGCAGCAGCTCGTCCCGTAGTAGTTCCGGCTCTCGTTCGAGCTcttccagcagcagctcaTCATCGTCCAGCTCTTCGTCTTCCTCCAGCAGCGAAGCCGATCGTTCCCGTACCAAGCGTAAAACGAACACCCGCTCTCGTTCGCGCAGCAAGAGTCCCGCGGAACCGGCCCAAAACTGGGATAAACAATCGGCCGCCACTGCAAAGGAACCGGCCGCTGCAAAAGGTACGAGTGTACGCTCGAAGTCGAAGGATCGGTCCGATCGTCGTAGCTCGGAACCGCGCGACAAtgacaaagaaaacaagcaagGTCGGGCCGCATCGGTTGATAAATCGAACAAAGATTCACGTAGCCGTCGTTCCCGCTCCGGTTCGTCGAAACGGAAGCGACGCGAACGTTCCGTTACACCGCGCCCGATACGCATCCACATTGGGCGGTTAACGCGCAACGTTAATCGGGATCATATAATGGAAATTTTCAGCTCGTACGGTGAGATACGGCATGTGGATTTTCCGATGAATCGGTTCCAAACGTTTGGCCGTGGGTTCTGCTATGTGGAGTACGTCGATCCGGACGGTGCAGAAAATGCGATGAAAAACATGGACGGTGGACAAATCGATGGGCAAGAAATAACGGCTTCACCGGTGTTGGTGCCGAAAACGCGACCCCCGCCCAGGCGTCCGTCACCGATTATGCGCAACAATCGGCCTATGCCGCGCTGGCGAGCATCGCCGATGCGTTACCGGCGTCGTCCATCGATTCGGCGCAGTCCGAGACGCAGACGTTCCCGTAGTCCGGTGCGAAGACGCCGCGCGAGTAACAGTTCGGACAGTTCGCGTTAG